Within the Debaryomyces hansenii CBS767 chromosome E complete sequence genome, the region GTGCCAGGGCGACAGAAAAGACAGAATTTAGGACGTTAACAGTTTTACTAATGCAATGAGTGAACTTGAAGCTACAGCTACAGAGTCCCGGGATGAGATGATACAAAGACATAAGGCGGAACAGAAAAATTTGGTGGCCACCATTACGGGAATGAAGAAACAGGCGACTAAGAAAACTAGGAAGGCCGTGATGAGCAAGTGCAACGAGCTCCAGGAGAGTTTGAATCAAAAGCACAAGACAGAGTTGAACGAGCTTGACGGGAGCGCAACAGATGGTGCGGAGGACGAAATAAGGCCCGAAGACTTGCTCGCGCAAATGGAATCCACCACGATTCACGATGCTAACAATGCTGAGGAGAAGAAACCGCCGGCTCAACCATCCACTAAGGATGCACTCCAAACTAAAAGAAACAGACAGAAGGAACGGTTAGCCAAACGAAACGCTAAAATTGAGCAGATGAGGGATGAAGCCCGAAAGGAGTCGGAGAACGATGTCGACTACCGAAAAATCGAACAGGAGTCGATGCAACATATAATTGAACGGGGTAATTTAACGGTTTACGAAATTAAGCCCGATGGGCATTGCTTGTTCGCTTCGATCCAAGACCAGTTGACCCGCAGACACTCCAACGAAGTGTCAATCCAGCAATTGCGTGAGACTGCTGCTCGCTACATAGAGACTCACCCCGATGATTTCATcccatttttatttgacGAAGCCACCAACTCCTTACGAGATCTTACGGACTACACGAAAGAACTAACCACCACGGCCATGTGGGGTTCGGACATGGAGATAATGGCATTAGCTAACGAATTCGACTGTCCCATCACAGTTTTGATGGCCGGCGGTGCTCCTATAACCATCAACCCAGAGGGTGCAAATACGGAGTTAAAATTAGGGTTTTATAAGCACTCTTTTGGATTGGGCGAACACTACAATTCCTTAAGAGACATTTAATTGTATTGGGTTTAATTATAGACATTTTTAGTAGATTATATAAGCCCCATTTATGATGTAATTAGACGTTAAATTCAGGTTTTATTCTcgtatttatattattgtgAGACATAATATCTTTACGGATCTATCCGATATTCGACCTATTGTACAACATTTAGGCGTATTTGTAACAAGCAATTACCATTAAGATCGTAATAGCAGTGCCGCTCTATAGTTTACCAGAATAGGAATTGTTGCAGGGATCGTTGACAACAAAGGGGTGATATATACTATTGTCCTTCGCCTCGTAGGCTGTCTGGCCAGCTTATAGCAAGCCTACTTAATATGTATTACGCTTTTCAAACAATGTTGCTTACATCAActgaatttgaaagattgtTATGTTGACGATTATAGCTGTGTCTTAGTCCCTAATGGTCTGGGCACCTCACTTCTACTTTAAAACATCGTCAAAACTCGACAATAGCTACGGTATAGGGGATCCTAACAAGGTTCAACTGGCGCTCAAAACGTGCGATGGAAATTTTGAAGGACGAACTTTCGAATACTCTGCCACCATGTTAGATACCGCGGTTACCAAATATATGGCTCTGCCTCAAAATATTCCCTAGATAGTTATAGTCCAATTCCAACCCCAAACGTGCAATATATATGTCTCTTTTAAGAATATAGGACGCTTAAATGCTAAAGAGATACTTTCACCTCCCTTGCATATTTATCGTTAATTCTATTCGAATTTGCCCAAATCTGGTCACTGTCACTAACGAATTTCCTTTCGCGgataaattagaatttttaTCGTCTATTGATAAACTCCGGGTGCAAGGTTTAAAAATGTCGCGCATGTAAGTTTACCCCCACTAGAACCTCTATTTTCAGGATGTCCTTATACGAAAATAGATCTCCGATTGTTCCTCGAAGAAATACAATAGGGCTTCCTTACATTGTTCCATTGACAATCCCCAATCTGGTGGGCAAGCGTTTTAGCGGCTTTATATCTATCTAAATGAGAAACGGCACATTGTAACATGAATTAAACAGCCATAGTTTACTAATAGCGGGGTCGTAAAGAAAATTATGTAGCTTGTGCTTATTCGAAAGATAGATGGCCCAAGGCATCAAGTATTTCAAAAGTAGGTGAATAACACTCTGCTATTgtacaataaatataacaaTAAAACAATTTGGCAACATATACTATCGACGTATGACAGCCTAATTGTTGTCAGGGAAGTTGAGGGCATGCTGAGGTCAACGGCATTTACGATTAAATCCTTATTTTACAGGACGACAACGGTATCCCAAgcaaaaataattgatgTGGTTACAAAATGGTGGCAGAATTATTTTAGTGTTTTTCACGTGATTGATGATGTagcttttttttttttttattaaattcttctaGATGACTATATATGTACACCACTCTATATTACTAGAACAATAAATATGGGTTGGTTTTGGGCTGATAAAAACGTAGGTAAACAAGGAGCTAAATGTCCTGTTGATcataattcattcaaaaaACAAGAAGCTTCGGAAAGTGCGTGTCCAATAAAACACTCTCCTTTAGTAAGCGAATGTCCTATCAAGGATAACGATGAAGTCTTGAACCCTCTTAATAACATGCCAATGGCCATTTCATCAGAAAAGGCACCGGGTCAGAAGATATCCTTATCTACAGAGAGaactatttcttctatcCCTCGAGGCGAACTGGATGACCAGGGGCTCTGGGAATACCCATCGCCACAACAAATGTTGAATGCGATGTTAAAAAAAGGTAAAGGTCAGGGTATTCCTGAAGATGCAGTGGAGTCGATGGTGGATGTCCATAACTTCTTGAATGAAGGAGCTTGGCAGCAAATCCTAGAATGGGAACAAAAATATACCGAGGGGACGAAAATAGAGCCAAGATTGTTAAGATTTACTGGAAGACCACATGATTTATCTCCTAGGGCATCGATGTATCTCTGGTTGGGGAAGATCTTTCCCGATACGTTCAATACTCAACCACCATTCGACAGACATGACTGGACCGTGTTGAGGTCCTTGGGAAGGACTCAAGGTTGGGAACAAGTCAGATACGTCATTGATTATTATGGTGCTccagatgatgaagaaacagGAATGCCGGCATTTATCTTGGACACAAGACCTGCATTGGATAATCCAACGAACGCATATGACAGATTTACTCATTGGTCTAAACCTCTCTGGAAAAGAGCAATGGGTGAGTTTGACGATTTGTAATGCGTACATTATGGCTTTGTACATTCTATTATTCGTGGATGCTGCTAACTGTGTATTTATATGAATTCcgaatataaataattgtaaatataAACTTTAACTATATACAAGTTGTATCTAATTAACATTAATTAGacttattaatttcatgTAACAAATTTGAAGGGAACTTATACTTATCAGTTAATGAGCGAAGAATTTTTGGTAATTCGTATCCCAATTCGCTATTTGTTTTATCAGCCATCtcattaatcaaaaattgaaccTGTTCGGTTTTACCCTTCTTCAAGAAATGAGAGAGTAAGAAATAAAAggtataataatttggctGGATCTTCAAGTTCAACTTAGATTGTTCCTTGAATCTCAAATAGTAATTCAAAGCTAAATTTTCATGTTTGGCTAATAAAGATTTAATCATTAAATTCCAAATCCTGGCATCATTTCTCACTGCTTTGATGTATTTGTCAAAAATGGTTTCGGCATTACCGATTAATCCATAATCTAATTCACCCTTCATCATTGATGTCATAGTCTGGGGTGAAAGtttattcttcttggaaATATGGTCGTATAAAACTCTTGCTGCGGCTAAATTAGTACCGTCTTTAACCAATCCATCAATTAAAGTAGCAAGAgtatattcattaatttgaaGACCATTAACACCTGCATTCTTAAAGCtggataataattcttggATATCTGGAGCAAAACCCTTTTCACGATgcaatttgaaatataaatcgATTACGATTGTATAGGTACCGACCTCATCAGGTATGTTATATTGTTTCATAAACTTCAAAATACCATCAACAGCTTTATAATTCTTGGCCTTAGCATAATGATTAATAAAGGAATTCATTGCAGTTGTTGAAGGAACATAGTTTGATCCATTAGCcattaattctttcaatttttcctCGGCTTCggtaattcttttatttaacaaaagtccaattaaaatattattattggcaGTATGGATAACTTTTAAGGAACCCTCACCGTCTGTACTATATTTGTTCAAAAACTCATCAACTTTATCAAATCTGTTCAAGTTTGCAAAACAGCCCACAATGATCGATAAGGTCTTAGGGGTTAATTCAGTATCATTACCAATGATAGTTTCAACAGTCCTCTCGATGTTATTGATAGTTGTGTCTCTTTGTTCTTTCGTAAATCCACGAATATAGCTAGGATGTCCCATTGATCTGATGACGAAGTCCCAAGAAGCTATACTTGGCTTTTCAATACCATTCTGAATCATTTGTTGGAAAACTTGGAAAACTTTAGAATGCACTTGACATTCATAGTAACCGTTCATTAATCTAATTAACgtattttcatttattgGTTTATTGTTTTTAACTGAGGCATCTTGCATTTGTTCATAGACCCtattaagtaaattagCATCGGAATGAATTATAGCATTGTTAATCttgttaatgataatagATCCATTAGGGTCCAATGATTCTAGATTGAAAGCTTCCAACTTCTTCTCGAACAATTGAAAGTCTTTGCTCAATGACTTATTTAAGCCTAATGACATAATAGATCTcttaatttgaaagatttcTGGTAATTCCTCGGtttgcaataatttcaatgcaTCTTTGAAATCATATTTAAGGTCTTGTAATAAGCACGATTGAACGTATGCATAGTAGGCAAGATTCTTAATATCATGCTGATTGAAGCCATTTTCTCTTAAAACCCTATACATCTTGAAAACGTATGGATTATTAGAAATCTTGGaatattcaatgaattttACCCAATAATGCAAAACATTTTCATACATCACCTTTCTGTCTTCACCACTCTTTAATTCGTGGACCATGGCCTTAGTGAAATGATACGCATGGGCAACATTATAcgaaatgaaaatatccaaaatttcattgaCTGATCTGTTGGTATTATACGACGGATCTAAAGATTTATCTATAATCGACGCTAAAATTGGCTGGAAAATAGAGAAAATGGTCTCATCACTAAGACCTTCTACCTGTTGAATTTCACGCAAATAGCTTAATCCCTcttccaaaatttcaatagattCTGTCAAATCATTACTCGATGAGTTGACGGATGCACGAATCTGGCTACTAATGTCCCTTAATTTGTTATTTACAGGTTTGAACTTCGATGCCTTTCTTTTTCCTTGAAAAGGTTGTTTTTCGTTCACGACTttaacttcattatttgaagtttGAACAGTTGATTGGAAACGACTACCTACCAAAACTTGAGCTCTAGTCCTAAGAATGCTGGACCTAGGCAAGTTCTTATACACTAATTGTCTTAAGGGAATCATATCTCTACCTATTGGTTCCACAAGATGCAAGAGTAATTAGGAATAGCACAATATTTTAATGGCCGACctcgaatttttcaagcGGTCTTGTGTATGcgaaaaatttttctacTGGGCACTAAATAGTCtacaattaaaataaatgatttgattaGAATTTCTTGTATTAAACGTATATGATCTTCTATATGCTAATAATATCCACCAGTGGATAGAGCTATTTGTAATTGCCTTCAAAAAATCACTAAATATTGTTAGTTGGCTGCACAAACGGGTAATTATCTCTTACGAGctatattttaaaaatcaagaaaatccAGTATTCTTTAAATCAGTTGTCTAAAAACGTCTTATCATGAAACAGATTAATCAATTGAGCTGGGTTTAAGATGGAGTCCTTCGGACTCGTTATCATCATAAAGAATtaagtttaattttttgatctCAAGCCACTAAAAGTAACTATCGTAGTAATAATACATACTCCTTAATACTTTAAGACTAATAAAATAGAGAAACAAAACTTTGAATTATGtttcaatttaatattaatataaaactTAAGAAAAAGAACTTTAACTAAGAAAAAGTTTTTAAATAGGCATCAACTGCAAAGAACTCGAAAAGTAAGTCGTGTATATAACATTACGATACGTAAACATTACGGTACATatcataatatttaatttcgcaaaataataatttataagaAATGGTTTCGTGGTCTAGTTGGTTATGGCATCTGCTTAACACGCAGAACGTCCCCAGTTCGATCCTGGGCgaaatcattttttttcttcatcaaatttttatCTATCAATGTTTGTAATCACAACTTGTAACTGTAATAACTTATATTCATTTTAATTCAcagatataaatataaactTGATCTAAATACCAAGTTCATGCAAGAATCCAGTACTAAACATGTGgttaaagaagataatataacaaataatggtgaaaatgaaaataatggCATAACAGAGCCATTACTATTCTTTAATTATCATGAGTTTCTAACTGAGAACTATAATGTTCACCCTTCT harbors:
- a CDS encoding DEHA2E11990p (similar to uniprot|P38747 Saccharomyces cerevisiae YHL013C and similar to ca|CA2253|IPF15485 Candida albicans IPF15485 unknown function) — encoded protein: MSELEATATESRDEMIQRHKAEQKNLVATITGMKKQATKKTRKAVMSKCNELQESLNQKHKTELNELDGSATDGAEDEIRPEDLLAQMESTTIHDANNAEEKKPPAQPSTKDALQTKRNRQKERLAKRNAKIEQMRDEARKESENDVDYRKIEQESMQHIIERGNLTVYEIKPDGHCLFASIQDQLTRRHSNEVSIQQLRETAARYIETHPDDFIPFLFDEATNSLRDLTDYTKELTTTAMWGSDMEIMALANEFDCPITVLMAGGAPITINPEGANTELKLGFYKHSFGLGEHYNSLRDI
- a CDS encoding DEHA2E12012p (no similarity); amino-acid sequence: MVWAPHFYFKTSSKLDNSYGIGDPNKVQSALKTCDGNFEGRTFEYSATMLDTAVTKYMASPQNIP
- a CDS encoding DEHA2E12034p (no similarity), which produces MSRSTAFTIKSLFYRTTTVSQAKIIDVVTKWWQNYFSVFHVIDDVAFFFFY
- a CDS encoding DEHA2E12056p (similar to uniprot|P06182 Saccharomyces cerevisiae YAL039c CYC3 Cytochrome c heme lyase (holocytochrome c synthase) attaches heme to apo-Cyc1p in the mitochondrial intermembrane space); protein product: MGWFWADKNVGKQGAKCPVDHNSFKKQEASESACPIKHSPLVSECPIKDNDEVLNPLNNMPMAISSEKAPGQKISLSTERTISSIPRGESDDQGLWEYPSPQQMLNAMLKKGKGQGIPEDAVESMVDVHNFLNEGAWQQILEWEQKYTEGTKIEPRLLRFTGRPHDLSPRASMYLWLGKIFPDTFNTQPPFDRHDWTVLRSLGRTQGWEQVRYVIDYYGAPDDEETGMPAFILDTRPALDNPTNAYDRFTHWSKPLWKRAMGEFDDL
- a CDS encoding DEHA2E12078p (similar to ca|CA2256|IPF14757 Candida albicans IPF14757 unknown function), with protein sequence MIPLRQLVYKNLPRSSILRTRAQVLVGSRFQSTVQTSNNEVKVVNEKQPFQGKRKASKFKPVNNKLRDISSQIRASVNSSSNDLTESIEILEEGLSYLREIQQVEGLSDETIFSIFQPILASIIDKSLDPSYNTNRSVNEILDIFISYNVAHAYHFTKAMVHELKSGEDRKVMYENVLHYWVKFIEYSKISNNPYVFKMYRVLRENGFNQHDIKNLAYYAYVQSCLLQDLKYDFKDALKLLQTEELPEIFQIKRSIMSLGLNKSLSKDFQLFEKKLEAFNLESLDPNGSIIINKINNAIIHSDANLLNRVYEQMQDASVKNNKPINENTLIRLMNGYYECQVHSKVFQVFQQMIQNGIEKPSIASWDFVIRSMGHPSYIRGFTKEQRDTTINNIERTVETIIGNDTELTPKTLSIIVGCFANLNRFDKVDEFLNKYSTDGEGSLKVIHTANNNILIGLLLNKRITEAEEKLKELMANGSNYVPSTTAMNSFINHYAKAKNYKAVDGILKFMKQYNIPDEVGTYTIVIDLYFKLHREKGFAPDIQELLSSFKNAGVNGLQINEYTLATLIDGLVKDGTNLAAARVLYDHISKKNKLSPQTMTSMMKGELDYGLIGNAETIFDKYIKAVRNDARIWNLMIKSLLAKHENLALNYYLRFKEQSKLNLKIQPNYYTFYFLLSHFLKKGKTEQVQFLINEMADKTNSELGYELPKILRSLTDKYKFPSNLLHEINKSN